The DNA region CCGCGAACGGCGTCATGCCGAGACCTTCCTGCAACGCGAGCGGCAACAGGAACGGCACGGCGCCCAGGCCGATCCGGAACAGCGAGCCGCCTGCGACGCTTGCGTGAAAACTCGGGATACGCAGCAATCTGAGATCGAGCACCGGCCGTTCGACACGGCTCGCGTAACGCCAGTAGACGAGCAGCAGCACGGCGCCGAGCACGCACATTGCCGTCGATATGCGGTCCGACACCAGTTCGCCGCCGACCAGCGACAAGCCGAGCATGAACAGCGACGCGCCGCTCGCCGACAGGACGAAGCCGGTCCAGTCGAGCGGTCCGGGATGCGCTTCGCGCATGTTGGCGATGTGTTTGTTCGTGAGCCAGATGCCGAACAGACCGATGGGAATATTGACGATGAAGATCAGACGCCAATGCAGATACGTCGTGATGAAGCCGCCGAGCGGCGGCCCGACGACGGGCCCGAGCAGCGCGGGCACGGTCAGATAGTTGACGGCGCGGATGAAGTCCGACTTCGGCACGGAGCGGAAGATGATGATGCGGCCAACGGGCACCATCATCGCGCCGCCGATGCCCTGCACGAAACGCGCGGCGACGAAGAGCGGCAGGGTCGTCGATGCGGCGGCCATCAGCGAGCCGGCCATGAAGATACCGATTGCAGTGCGGAATACGGAGCGTGGGCCGTAGCGGTCGGCTACCCAGCCGCAGACGGGGATGAACACGCCGAGGCCGATCACGTAGGCCGTGATTGCGAGTTTCAGGGTGATTGGATCGTGGCCGAGGTCGCGTGCCAGTACAGGCAGGGATGTGACGAGGACCGTCGAGTCGACGTTTTCCATGAACATCGCGCAGGCGACGATTAGGGGCACGATGAAGGTGCCTATTGCCAGAGGCATGGGTTTGGGTTTGGGTTTGGGTTTTGTCTGCGACGCTGTTGAGGTTGGAGCTTGACGTTTGTTCGCTGCGCGAGTCGGGGTTGGGCGGTGTCCTTCTGATTTGCTGATTTGCTGATTTGCTGTGCGCTGTCTACCGTTTGTGCTGGCATCCGCGAATTGTTAGCCTGCTTCAAGCGTCGCCCCTGTGCGGGGCGGCACCTACTTTTCTTTGCCGCCGCAAAGAAAAGTAGGCAAAAGAAAGCGGCTCACACCGCCAACTCTTGGTCCTGCCTGAGGGCCCCCAAAGGTTCTTACGCTTCACACGACAACCACGTGACCCACGTCCGTTGCTAACGCTCGTGCGGTGCGCCTCACCCGCTTCACGTTCCCGCGTCACGGCAAGCCTTGCCGGGCAGTCCACCGCCGCCCAGGTGGCAAACTGTGTGTCGGCCCTCGGTACTCCACATGCTTCACTCCAGACCGATAGCGCACGCGCCCCACCCTGTAAGAACGCCACCCTATACGACGCGACAACCTACACACAGTTTGCCACCTGGGCGGCACATACGATTCGCTGCCGCTTGCCCGAGTACGGGTATTTGAAGCGGGTGAGGCATCTGTTCGAAGCGTTGGCAACGAGGATCAACCGGGGCACTGGCGTGTGAAGCGTGGGGACGTTGGGGCCCGTGGGAAAACGTCAAGGATTGGCGGTGTGAGCCGCTTTCTTTTGCCTACTTTTCTTTGCGGCGGCAAAGAAAAGTAGGTGCCGCCCCGCACAGGGGCGACGCATGAAGCACGCTAACGTAAAGCGGATGCCAGCGAAAACGTAAATCAGCGGATGCCAGCAAAAACAAAAGCAAACCACCCAGCGTCGCAGACATCAAAAAAACCAAACCCTTACCGCGCAGCACCCACCATCGGCTGCAGCATAGGAAGAATCTCCGCCGCCGCCCGCTTAACATCATTCGGAAAATCAATCTCGATCCAGGGCGCGCCCGTGACATCGGCAGTGTCAAAAACATGACTCCGCTCGAGCAACAAATCCCGCACCGCCTCTTCATGAGGCATATTCGCGCGCCCGCTGTCGACATACCCCGCCACGATCTCGGCAAATCGCTTTGCCGTCTCCTCGCGCAGACGGAAGAACCCAACCGACTCACCAATCGTGTCGTACTCAAGCCCAACAGCCAGCTGCTTGCGCAACTCAACCGGCACGCCATCCTTCAAACACAGCTTGACAGGCTCGTCGCCCGCCTCGAAATCGCGATCGATCAACAGGCGGTTCGCATGCTCGCCCGCAACCAGAGCGCTCAGGATGCGCTCGTCATACAGCACATCGGCATCCATCAGCAACACGTCGCCGCCGCCCGTCACGGCATCCGCAACGGTATGCACCGTCAACACACTGCCAAGATCAAAACGCGGATTCAGCTTGATCTCCACCTTGTGCGGCCACTCGATCCGCTCCAGTTCGGCTTCGACCAGCTCCGGCTGAAAACCAAGCGCCAGCACGACGTCCGTGACGCCCGCTGCGTCGAGCATCTGCAAATGACGCTCAAGCAAGGTCACGCCGTCGAAACGCAGCAGGCATTTGGGAAACTGTTCTCCAACAGGTTGCTGGAGACGCAGGCCAAGACCTGCAGCAAGAATGATGGCGCGCATTCGCGGTCCTTTCTAAAAAAATCAATCGACAGCAGGCAGACGCGAATCGCGTCGCCGCTGCCAGCTACGTTCGCTGAAATGCAAATACAGCAGGCCCGGCAGACCCAGCAGCAACTCGCGCGCGCGCTTCACCAGCGACAACGCCAGCGCCGCCTCGGGCGGCAGACCAACCAGCGGCGCGAGCAGCAGATAGCCGCCCTCCTGAATGCCAAGCGAGCCGGGAATCGCGAAAGCCGCGCCGCGTATCGCCTGGCCCAGACTTTCGAGCAGCAGCGCATCCACCCAACCAACAGGATGACCGAGGAAGCGCAGCGCCAGCCACACTTCCACCGTACCGATGATCCAGCCCGCAAGGCTCAGTGCGAAGCTCGCCGCAACCTTGCCACGCTGGTCGTACAGTTCACGCACGGCCACGTCGACGGCATCGGCGCGCGTGGTCAGCGCCGACCAGTCGCGCTTGCCGAACACCTTCGACACGACGCGCAGCGCCTTGCCGAACAGCCCGCGCCGCTGCGCCATATAGAAGCCGACGATCATCGCCGCCAGCACGCCCGTCGCGATCAGCGCCGCCGTCTGCAAGTCGTGCATCGCGCCATGCGCCGCCGACGCGCCGAACAGCAACAAGCCGAGCATCGCGAACACGATCTGCGCCAGCGCCTGCAACGTGGTGCTGACGGTGATCGCCGCCGCGGCGTCGCGCATGCGCAGCCCGCGTTGCGACAGCTGCCGCACCATCATCACCGGCCCGCCGATCTGACCAGCCGGCAACAGACTATTCACCGATTCGCCGATCCAGCGCGCGAACACCGCGTCGAGTTCGGTGACTTCCTTGCGGCGCCGGTCGAACATCACGGAGATCGCGCCCGCGTCGAGCACGAGCGGCAGCAAGTGGAACGCCGCGACGACGGCGAGGCCCCAGCCAGCCGCCATCAGCGTCGAAACGACCGAACCGAAGCCCTGCCATGCGAGCAACGCGACGAACAGCCCGCCGCCGATCGTCAGCAGGATCACGGCGGCACGCGTCACGCGCCTTCTCCTTTGGCGTTACGGCGCGCGAACTGGCTGAACACCTGACGGAAACCGAAGTACGCGATCGCGTCCTTCAGATTCGAAATCACGCGGCGCCACGGGCGCATGTTCGGATCGGTGACGTATTCGAACGTCAGCGAGACGCGTATTTCGTTGTCGAGCGCAGGCGTGATGCGGTGACGCAGCTTGTCACCGTCGAAGAACACGAGACCGCCCGGCGGAATCTGCACCGAGCCCGGCACGTCGGCTTTGTTGGGGTTGCGCGTGTGCAGTTCGTAGTCGAGACGGCACGACGATTCGTCGATCACGCCAAGCAGCAGCGTATAGCGACGGCCGTCGTAGTACGACGTGTCGTAGTGCCAGCCGATATGGTCACCTGGCTTCGTGTAGTAGTAGAGCGCGTACGCGTGGGGATCGTCAGCCGGTGAGAGCAGCAGCTTGTCGCCCGTCAGGTGTTCGAGGAAGCCGATCAGCTCCTTCGAGCGATACAGTTGCGCGATGAAGGGCGCGAGGCGATCGATCGTATGGCGGCTGACGCTGCCGCCCTGCTTGTGGCCCGGCAGATAGTTGCGGTTCACTTCGGGCAGCAGCCCGCGCGCGGCAGCGACCAGCTGCGCCGTGACTTCGGGCGCGAGGAAATCTTCCAGGTACAGAAACGCGCTCTGATCGTCGAAGTCCTTGCGCAGTTGCGCATTGTCGAACGTGCGGACGCGGCTCGCGACGGCGCGATCCGCATCGGGCACGCCGCTCGAAGCAGCGGCCCCAGAAACGGCAGAAGCCGGCGCAAGGCCGGCAGCGGGTTCCATCGGGTTGGTTGTAATCACGTTTTCTTCTACGGGCACACTCATCAACTCACCAACGCTTGACTGTCTTTTTGCGCCGGGCGAGTGCGGCGCAGGACGCGCCGGTAATCGATCACCACGTACGCAGCAAATAACGGCGCGCCGATCGACGCAGCCACGAGAAACGGTGCAACGCCGCCCGTCAGCGTGACGAGGGGTAGCAGATAAAGGACATCCTCGGTTTCGAAGCCGCCGACGGACGCCTGCTTCGTGCCCATCTTGCCCGCCATTTCCTCGATACGCATGCGCAGGAAAAAAATCAGCGCAACCGCGATGCCCGCAATCGTACCAAGCAGGAACGGCGGCACGGCCAGCCCGATCAGATTGCCGACCTGCGCCGACGTCATGCCGTAGCCCATGCCGCCGAACAGCAGCACCGTCACGAGTGCGTCACATGCCAGGTCGTAAAAATGACCGATGCGGCTCGTCTTGCCGCTGACGCGCGCCAGTTCGCCGTCCGTATGATCGACGAAGTTGGACAACACGATCAGAAACGCGCCGACGTTGGTCCACGCGAATCCGCCGCGCGCCAACGCCAGGCCGCCCGCGAGACCGATCAACAGGCGCACGGTCGTCAGGTGATTGGGCGTAACGGGTGTATCCACGAGCGGCATGATGAGCCGCCGGGCAAGCCGGGCGTCCCACATTCGGGGCGGCGGAACGTTCCGGGGAGGGTGAGATTGCGAAGTCATAACCCGGAAATATATACGGGATCGCGTTTTCTTGCCTTACTCGCGCACAATTCTGTTGCTTTTCAAAGACCTACTCGTGCTTGACCTGACAGCACGTTTTTCCGAACGCAGGTACAGTGCACGCCGGTCGCGCCAATCTTACCGGCTCGTTCGAACGGTTTTCGTGGTGTTTGCGGCCATTTGTCGTCGATCGTCGCGGTACTCCGTGCTTTTTTGCTTCCTGTCCGTCCGCGCCCGCGCGGACTCTCTTCAAACACATGAAACAGTTTTTTGTACGCTCCGCCCTGATTGCCATGCTGCTTGCGGCGCTGCCGCTCGCCGCGCGGGCCGCTTCGCTCGATGCCGCGCTCGCCTGCGACCAATCGGCGCACAAGTTCATCGCCGACCTCGCTGCTCAGCAACTGATCGATCCAAAGCCGATGCGCGTCGAAAGCAATTCGATCAATGCGTTCCG from Paraburkholderia caribensis includes:
- a CDS encoding MFS transporter: MPLAIGTFIVPLIVACAMFMENVDSTVLVTSLPVLARDLGHDPITLKLAITAYVIGLGVFIPVCGWVADRYGPRSVFRTAIGIFMAGSLMAAASTTLPLFVAARFVQGIGGAMMVPVGRIIIFRSVPKSDFIRAVNYLTVPALLGPVVGPPLGGFITTYLHWRLIFIVNIPIGLFGIWLTNKHIANMREAHPGPLDWTGFVLSASGASLFMLGLSLVGGELVSDRISTAMCVLGAVLLLVYWRYASRVERPVLDLRLLRIPSFHASVAGGSLFRIGLGAVPFLLPLALQEGLGMTPFAAGTITCASAFGSIFMKTIASSVLARFGFRRVLMFNAVLAGCAIASYGLFGPGTPHAVIWFVVLFGGVFPSLQFTSLNSLAYADIPSRDVGRATSVASVVQQISLGLGVTIAGIVLQISHNVQGHSTIVWTDFWPAFLVVGLFSLASIPVTAKLPHNSGEELARGGRGEA
- a CDS encoding phosphocholine cytidylyltransferase family protein; amino-acid sequence: MRAIILAAGLGLRLQQPVGEQFPKCLLRFDGVTLLERHLQMLDAAGVTDVVLALGFQPELVEAELERIEWPHKVEIKLNPRFDLGSVLTVHTVADAVTGGGDVLLMDADVLYDERILSALVAGEHANRLLIDRDFEAGDEPVKLCLKDGVPVELRKQLAVGLEYDTIGESVGFFRLREETAKRFAEIVAGYVDSGRANMPHEEAVRDLLLERSHVFDTADVTGAPWIEIDFPNDVKRAAAEILPMLQPMVGAAR
- a CDS encoding flippase-like domain-containing protein, translating into MTRAAVILLTIGGGLFVALLAWQGFGSVVSTLMAAGWGLAVVAAFHLLPLVLDAGAISVMFDRRRKEVTELDAVFARWIGESVNSLLPAGQIGGPVMMVRQLSQRGLRMRDAAAAITVSTTLQALAQIVFAMLGLLLFGASAAHGAMHDLQTAALIATGVLAAMIVGFYMAQRRGLFGKALRVVSKVFGKRDWSALTTRADAVDVAVRELYDQRGKVAASFALSLAGWIIGTVEVWLALRFLGHPVGWVDALLLESLGQAIRGAAFAIPGSLGIQEGGYLLLAPLVGLPPEAALALSLVKRARELLLGLPGLLYLHFSERSWQRRRDSRLPAVD
- a CDS encoding HalD/BesD family halogenase — its product is MEPAAGLAPASAVSGAAASSGVPDADRAVASRVRTFDNAQLRKDFDDQSAFLYLEDFLAPEVTAQLVAAARGLLPEVNRNYLPGHKQGGSVSRHTIDRLAPFIAQLYRSKELIGFLEHLTGDKLLLSPADDPHAYALYYYTKPGDHIGWHYDTSYYDGRRYTLLLGVIDESSCRLDYELHTRNPNKADVPGSVQIPPGGLVFFDGDKLRHRITPALDNEIRVSLTFEYVTDPNMRPWRRVISNLKDAIAYFGFRQVFSQFARRNAKGEGA
- a CDS encoding CDP-alcohol phosphatidyltransferase family protein, which produces MTSQSHPPRNVPPPRMWDARLARRLIMPLVDTPVTPNHLTTVRLLIGLAGGLALARGGFAWTNVGAFLIVLSNFVDHTDGELARVSGKTSRIGHFYDLACDALVTVLLFGGMGYGMTSAQVGNLIGLAVPPFLLGTIAGIAVALIFFLRMRIEEMAGKMGTKQASVGGFETEDVLYLLPLVTLTGGVAPFLVAASIGAPLFAAYVVIDYRRVLRRTRPAQKDSQALVS